A single genomic interval of Camelina sativa cultivar DH55 chromosome 11, Cs, whole genome shotgun sequence harbors:
- the LOC104723595 gene encoding 40S ribosomal protein S16-3-like, translating into MATQPAVESVQCFGRKKTAVAVTHCKRGSGLIKLNGCPIELFQPEILRFKVFEPVLLLGKHRFAGVDMRIRVNGGGHTSQVYAIRQSIAKALVAFYQKYVDEQSKKEIKDILVRYDRTLLVADPRRCEPKKFGGRGARARFQKSYR; encoded by the coding sequence ATGGCGACTCAACCAGCTGTTGAATCTGTGCAATGCTTCGGAAGGAAGAAGACCGCGGTGGCAGTCACCCACTGCAAACGTGGATCTGGTTTGATCAAGCTCAATGGTTGCCCAATCGAGCTGTTCCAGCCTGAGATCCTCAGATTCAAGGTGTTCGAGCCGGTGCTTCTACTCGGAAAGCACCGTTTCGCTGGTGTTGACATGAGGATCCGTGTCAACGGTGGTGGTCACACTTCTCAGGTGTACGCTATACGTCAGAGCATAGCCAAGGCGCTGGTTGCGTTTTACCAGAAGTATGTGGATGAGCAGTCGAAGAAGGAGATTAAGGATATCTTGGTGAGGTATGATAGGACTCTACTTGTGGCTGATCCTAGGAGGTGTGAGCCTAAGAAGTTTGGTGGTCGTGGTGCTCGTGCTCGTTTCCAGAAGAGTTAccgttaa